A single window of Priestia filamentosa DNA harbors:
- the prmA gene encoding 50S ribosomal protein L11 methyltransferase: MKWSEICIHTTNEAIEPISNILHEAGASGVVIEDPTDLVKEYDTTFGEIYQLNSEDYPDDGVIVKAYLPLNSFLPETVDGIKESINGLLSYNFDLGLNKVTISEVHEEEWATAWKKYYHPVKISQRFTIVPTWEDYEPVSTDELIIELDPGMAFGTGTHPTTVMSLQALEATVQKGDTVIDVGTGSGVLSIGAALLEASHVRAYDLDEVAVKSARENTELNSVNEVVTVGQNDLLNGVEGQADIIVANILAEIIVRFVDDAYKLVKNGGTFITSGIIMNKKEEVKEALTKAGFLIEEVMVMEDWVAIIAKKEQ; the protein is encoded by the coding sequence ATGAAATGGTCTGAAATTTGTATTCATACAACGAATGAAGCAATTGAACCGATTTCGAATATTTTACATGAAGCAGGTGCAAGTGGGGTCGTAATTGAAGACCCTACGGATTTAGTGAAGGAGTATGATACAACTTTTGGTGAAATCTACCAACTCAATTCTGAAGATTATCCAGATGACGGGGTTATTGTAAAAGCCTATTTACCTCTCAATAGTTTTCTTCCTGAGACAGTAGATGGCATTAAAGAGTCTATTAACGGTCTTTTATCCTATAATTTTGATCTTGGCCTGAATAAAGTGACAATTAGTGAAGTTCATGAAGAAGAATGGGCAACAGCTTGGAAAAAGTATTATCACCCGGTAAAAATCTCACAGCGTTTTACTATTGTGCCAACGTGGGAAGACTATGAGCCAGTAAGTACAGATGAACTTATTATTGAATTGGATCCAGGGATGGCTTTTGGAACAGGAACACATCCAACAACAGTTATGTCTCTTCAAGCACTTGAAGCAACAGTTCAAAAAGGTGATACGGTAATTGATGTTGGAACAGGTTCTGGTGTATTAAGTATTGGAGCAGCCCTTCTTGAAGCTTCACATGTGCGAGCGTATGATTTAGATGAAGTAGCGGTAAAATCAGCGCGTGAAAACACTGAGCTAAACAGCGTGAATGAAGTTGTAACAGTTGGCCAAAACGACTTACTGAACGGTGTGGAAGGACAAGCTGATATTATTGTGGCCAATATTTTAGCTGAAATTATCGTTCGTTTTGTTGACGATGCTTATAAGCTTGTGAAAAACGGTGGTACGTTTATTACATCAGGTATTATTATGAACAAGAAAGAAGAAGTGAAAGAAGCATTAACAAAAGCAGGCTTCCTTATTGAAGAAGTTATGGTTATGGAAGACTGGGTAGCGATTATTGCGAAGAAAGAACAGTAA
- a CDS encoding 16S rRNA (uracil(1498)-N(3))-methyltransferase, which yields MQRYFVEKHVDNKIEICGEDARHIVKVMRMTSGDKVLCCTKEGKTALSMITEIANDCVLLEVEEWQEEEKELPVSVTIANGLPKGDKLELVIQKGTELGAAEFIPFIAARSIVKWDSKKASKKVERFKKIAKEAAEQSHRTVVPSVVEPCSLNKLIEVSETYTHKIVAYEEEAKRGEKANFASILSRLQKGDSIIIVVGPEGGLTEEEVEKLRQANFVPCSFGPRILRTETAPFYALSAVSYETELMR from the coding sequence ATGCAGCGATATTTCGTAGAAAAACACGTTGATAATAAAATTGAGATTTGTGGAGAAGATGCTCGTCATATTGTAAAAGTGATGAGAATGACGAGCGGTGATAAAGTACTTTGCTGTACGAAGGAAGGCAAAACAGCGCTAAGTATGATTACAGAGATAGCAAATGATTGTGTTCTTTTAGAGGTAGAAGAGTGGCAGGAAGAAGAAAAAGAGCTTCCTGTTTCCGTAACGATTGCGAACGGGCTGCCTAAAGGGGATAAGCTTGAGCTTGTTATCCAAAAGGGAACCGAGCTTGGAGCAGCCGAGTTTATCCCTTTCATTGCTGCTCGTTCAATTGTTAAATGGGATAGTAAGAAAGCTTCTAAAAAAGTAGAGCGTTTCAAAAAAATTGCAAAAGAAGCAGCAGAACAGTCACATCGTACTGTTGTTCCAAGTGTTGTTGAACCATGCTCATTAAATAAGCTTATAGAGGTTAGTGAGACGTATACACATAAAATTGTCGCGTATGAAGAAGAAGCAAAACGTGGTGAGAAAGCTAATTTTGCCTCCATTTTGTCACGTCTTCAAAAAGGCGATTCAATTATTATTGTTGTTGGGCCTGAGGGAGGTCTAACAGAGGAAGAAGTGGAAAAGTTAAGGCAAGCTAACTTTGTTCCATGCAGCTTTGGACCAAGAATATTACGTACAGAAACAGCCCCTTTTTATGCACTTTCTGCTGTTTCCTACGAGACTGAATTAATGAGGTGA
- the mtaB gene encoding tRNA (N(6)-L-threonylcarbamoyladenosine(37)-C(2))-methylthiotransferase MtaB yields the protein MPKVAFHTLGCKVNHYETEAIWQLFQNNGYERVEYEQTSDVYVINTCTVTNTGDKKSRQVIRRAIRKNPDAVICVTGCYAQTSPAEIMAIPGVDIVVGTQDRIKMLEYIEQYKKERQPINGVTNIMRNRVYEELDVPAFTDRTRASLKIQEGCNNFCTFCIIPWARGLMRSRDPEEVIRQAQQLVDAGYKEIVLTGIHTGGYGEDMKDYNLAALLRDLEARVTGLKRIRISSIEASQITDEVIDVLNNSNIVVRHLHVPLQSGSNTVLKRMRRKYTMEFFGERLDRLREALPGVAITSDVIVGFPGETEEEFMETYNFIKDYNFSELHVFPYSKRTGTPAARMEDQIDEEIKNERVHRLIELSDQLAKEYASNYEGEVLEVIPEEVDKENPESGLFIGYTDNYLKVKFQATEDMIGKLVRVKITKSGYPYNEGQFLRVVEDTLTSEHIKLSS from the coding sequence ATGCCAAAAGTGGCATTCCATACATTAGGTTGTAAAGTAAACCATTACGAAACAGAAGCAATTTGGCAGCTTTTCCAAAATAACGGATATGAGCGCGTTGAATACGAGCAAACATCAGATGTATATGTTATCAATACCTGTACTGTGACGAATACTGGAGACAAAAAGAGTCGCCAAGTTATTCGTCGTGCCATTCGCAAAAATCCTGATGCAGTCATTTGTGTAACAGGATGCTATGCTCAAACATCACCAGCAGAAATTATGGCTATTCCTGGTGTCGATATTGTTGTTGGAACACAAGATCGTATTAAAATGCTTGAGTATATTGAACAATATAAAAAAGAGCGCCAACCAATTAACGGTGTAACAAATATTATGAGAAATCGCGTATATGAAGAGCTAGACGTACCGGCTTTCACAGACCGTACGCGTGCATCATTAAAAATCCAAGAAGGATGTAATAACTTCTGTACGTTCTGTATCATCCCGTGGGCTCGTGGTCTTATGCGTTCTCGTGATCCAGAAGAAGTCATTCGTCAAGCTCAGCAGCTTGTTGATGCAGGTTATAAAGAGATTGTGTTAACAGGTATTCATACAGGTGGATATGGTGAAGATATGAAAGATTATAATCTTGCAGCTCTTCTTCGTGATTTAGAAGCGAGAGTAACTGGATTAAAGAGAATTCGTATTTCATCTATTGAAGCAAGTCAGATTACAGATGAAGTAATTGACGTTTTAAACAACTCTAACATTGTTGTGCGTCATTTACATGTGCCTCTTCAGTCAGGATCTAACACTGTTTTAAAAAGAATGCGTCGTAAATATACAATGGAGTTCTTCGGTGAGAGACTTGATCGCCTTCGTGAAGCTCTTCCTGGCGTTGCTATTACTTCTGACGTTATCGTTGGTTTTCCTGGTGAAACAGAAGAAGAATTTATGGAAACCTATAATTTTATTAAAGACTACAACTTCTCTGAGCTTCATGTTTTCCCATATTCAAAACGTACGGGAACACCAGCAGCCCGCATGGAAGATCAAATTGATGAAGAAATTAAAAATGAGCGAGTTCATCGCCTTATTGAACTTTCAGATCAGCTAGCAAAAGAATATGCTTCAAACTATGAAGGTGAAGTGTTGGAAGTTATCCCAGAAGAAGTGGATAAGGAAAACCCAGAAAGCGGTCTTTTCATTGGCTATACTGATAATTATTTGAAAGTAAAATTCCAAGCAACAGAAGATATGATTGGTAAACTCGTTCGTGTAAAGATTACGAAATCAGGATATCCTTATAATGAAGGACAATTCCTTCGTGTTGTAGAAGATACGCTTACTTCTGAACATATAAAACTAAGCTCATAA
- the deoC gene encoding deoxyribose-phosphate aldolase, with protein MSKEIAKMIDHTLLKADAKKEEIEKLCEEAKEHHFASVCVNPTWVSLSSSLLEGTDVKVCTVIGFPLGANTPEVKAFEAQNAISNGATEVDMVINIGALKDGNDQEVKRDIQAVVEASKGVLVKVIIETCLLTEDEKIRACKLAVEAGADYVKTSTGFSTGGATVEDVALMRKTVGPDVGVKASGGVRNAEGAKAVIEAGATRIGASSGIAIVNGYTADTDY; from the coding sequence ATGTCAAAAGAGATCGCTAAAATGATTGATCATACACTGCTAAAAGCAGATGCTAAAAAAGAGGAAATTGAAAAGCTTTGTGAGGAAGCGAAAGAACATCATTTTGCTTCTGTATGTGTTAACCCAACATGGGTAAGTTTATCTTCTTCTCTATTAGAAGGAACAGATGTAAAAGTATGTACAGTTATTGGTTTTCCACTTGGAGCTAACACGCCTGAAGTGAAAGCGTTTGAAGCTCAAAATGCTATCTCAAATGGAGCAACAGAAGTTGATATGGTTATTAACATTGGAGCTCTTAAAGATGGAAATGATCAAGAAGTAAAGCGTGATATTCAAGCAGTTGTTGAAGCATCAAAAGGTGTTCTTGTAAAAGTTATCATTGAAACTTGTCTATTAACAGAGGACGAAAAAATTCGTGCATGCAAACTTGCAGTTGAAGCAGGAGCGGACTATGTTAAGACATCAACAGGATTCTCAACAGGCGGAGCAACTGTAGAAGACGTAGCATTAATGCGTAAAACAGTTGGACCAGACGTTGGTGTGAAAGCCTCTGGGGGCGTCCGTAATGCAGAAGGAGCAAAAGCAGTAATTGAAGCAGGGGCTACCCGTATTGGTGCAAGCTCAGGCATTGCCATTGTAAACGGCTATACAGCAGATACTGATTATTAA
- a CDS encoding Na/Pi symporter: MIEVLSFFAVFLTIFLFGMLLLKIGLQNFENQPLRNQLSFLTKTSAHSFLTGILITFITQSSSVVIIIAIVLVSARFLPLRKALSVTLGANIGAWIPSFVFFPVSNLILPLLLLGTFLIMLSSRKSFSIGVILFGLGCLTVALSGCKSLSHTLFPLTFVQDSMNLLSSNELLGSIIGVLLGGIIQSHTFLFEIVLEAIKEQALPFKSSLFLLWGISIGTSLFPLVASIGSNKEGKFLALFYILLNTLGTSIFLSLFYAFHHILSLLFFTEEELLRLFFLSSHIFLAALFLPLIKLIIYVRERKRPYRPT, encoded by the coding sequence ATGATTGAAGTGCTTTCTTTTTTTGCTGTTTTTTTGACAATTTTTCTTTTTGGAATGCTTCTTTTAAAGATAGGACTTCAAAATTTCGAGAACCAACCTTTAAGAAATCAGCTTTCCTTTCTTACCAAAACATCTGCACATAGTTTCCTTACAGGAATACTTATTACATTTATTACTCAAAGCAGTTCTGTTGTTATAATCATTGCCATTGTGCTTGTTTCAGCTAGATTTCTCCCCCTTCGTAAAGCACTATCTGTTACATTAGGAGCAAACATTGGAGCTTGGATTCCTAGCTTTGTCTTCTTTCCTGTTTCAAATTTGATATTACCACTTTTACTTCTCGGTACATTTCTTATTATGTTATCATCTCGAAAAAGTTTTTCAATTGGCGTTATTCTCTTTGGATTAGGATGTTTAACAGTCGCTCTAAGTGGATGCAAGTCGCTTTCACATACCCTTTTTCCCCTCACTTTTGTACAAGACTCTATGAATCTTTTGTCATCAAATGAACTTCTTGGTTCAATTATTGGAGTATTATTAGGCGGAATTATTCAGTCCCATACATTTCTATTTGAAATTGTGCTGGAGGCTATTAAAGAACAAGCCTTACCTTTTAAATCTTCTCTTTTTCTGCTTTGGGGAATTAGTATTGGCACCTCTCTCTTTCCTTTAGTAGCAAGTATTGGGAGCAATAAAGAAGGGAAATTTTTAGCTTTATTTTATATACTACTCAACACTTTAGGAACAAGTATCTTTCTTTCACTATTCTATGCATTTCATCACATACTCTCGTTGCTATTTTTCACAGAAGAAGAATTGTTACGCTTATTTTTCTTAAGTTCTCACATTTTTTTAGCAGCTTTATTTCTTCCACTCATAAAATTGATTATTTACGTTAGAGAGAGAAAAAGACCTTACCGACCAACATAA
- the rpsU gene encoding 30S ribosomal protein S21 — MSKTTVRKNESLEDALRRFKRQVSKTGTLQEARKREFYEKPSVRRKKKSEAARKRKF, encoded by the coding sequence ATGTCAAAAACGACCGTTCGTAAAAACGAATCGCTTGAAGATGCTCTTCGACGCTTTAAACGTCAAGTATCAAAAACTGGTACTTTGCAAGAAGCACGTAAGCGTGAATTCTATGAAAAGCCTAGCGTAAGACGCAAGAAAAAGTCTGAAGCTGCACGTAAACGTAAATTTTAA
- a CDS encoding GatB/YqeY domain-containing protein encodes MSLLDRLNDDMKQAMRDKDKQKLSVIRMTKAALQNESINSGSPLTEDDELTILSREVKQRKESLHEFEQAGRGDLVEKINHELAILKQYMPEQLTEEEVAEIVKKAIADVQASSKSDMGKVMSAVMPKVKGKADGSLVNKLVREHLS; translated from the coding sequence ATGAGTCTTCTCGATCGTTTAAATGATGATATGAAACAGGCGATGAGAGATAAAGACAAGCAAAAACTCTCTGTTATTCGCATGACCAAAGCAGCTCTTCAAAATGAGAGCATTAACAGTGGGTCACCTTTAACAGAAGATGATGAGTTAACCATTCTTTCTCGTGAGGTAAAGCAACGTAAAGAATCCCTCCATGAATTCGAACAGGCAGGTCGGGGCGACCTGGTTGAGAAAATAAACCACGAGCTTGCTATTTTAAAGCAGTATATGCCTGAACAGTTAACTGAAGAAGAAGTGGCTGAAATTGTGAAAAAAGCAATTGCCGACGTACAAGCTTCTTCTAAATCAGATATGGGAAAAGTAATGAGCGCTGTAATGCCGAAAGTAAAGGGCAAAGCAGACGGATCACTAGTAAATAAGCTCGTTCGTGAGCATCTTTCATAA
- a CDS encoding NfeD family protein, which yields MKRKALLFFTIIFSVLSFFSFTSQSQGASKKVYVIPLENEVGKGMYKFLNRGLHEAEKAEADLIVIKMDTPGGAVDSAIDIGKRFSNEKIPIVTFVDNEALSAGAYIALNTDEIYMTKSAVMGAAAPITMDGNTAGKKAQSRWNAAMESAANSYGVDSKYALAMADESVNVPEYGAGEDKLLTLTAKNALEVGYSKGTEANLDSLLKTLGYSDASITTVDESVSEKIARFVTNPLVVPILLSIGSLALIIELFTPTFGLAGFVGILSLLLFFFGHMIAGFAGIETIVLFIIGLVLLFLEVFLPGGIIGIIGLGAIFTSFFMATTSYMLMAISIAIAAIVAIGGAFILMKFFKRRLNGFRKLVLSDSTSTEKGYISSRDRKDLIGQQGITTTPLRPSGTVLLNEEYLDVVTEGGYVGSDIKVKIIKVEGSRIVVRPIKEEIEEE from the coding sequence TTGAAAAGAAAAGCCCTATTATTTTTCACCATTATTTTCTCTGTTCTTTCTTTCTTTTCTTTTACAAGTCAATCGCAGGGGGCTTCAAAGAAAGTATACGTTATTCCGCTTGAAAACGAAGTTGGAAAAGGAATGTATAAATTTTTAAATAGAGGACTTCATGAAGCAGAAAAGGCTGAAGCTGATTTAATTGTTATCAAAATGGACACACCTGGAGGAGCGGTTGATAGTGCTATTGATATTGGAAAGCGCTTTTCTAACGAAAAAATTCCAATCGTCACATTTGTAGATAATGAGGCCCTTTCGGCAGGAGCCTACATTGCGTTAAACACAGATGAAATTTATATGACAAAATCCGCTGTTATGGGAGCCGCTGCACCTATTACAATGGATGGAAATACAGCAGGTAAAAAAGCGCAATCACGCTGGAACGCTGCAATGGAATCTGCTGCAAACAGCTATGGAGTTGATTCAAAATATGCGTTAGCAATGGCGGATGAATCTGTGAATGTACCTGAGTATGGAGCAGGGGAAGATAAATTGTTAACATTAACAGCTAAGAACGCACTCGAAGTAGGCTATTCAAAAGGAACAGAAGCGAATTTAGACAGTTTACTAAAAACGCTTGGTTATAGTGATGCTTCGATTACCACAGTTGATGAGTCCGTTTCCGAAAAGATTGCTCGCTTTGTAACAAATCCACTTGTTGTACCTATTTTACTTTCAATAGGGAGTTTAGCCCTTATTATCGAGCTTTTTACGCCAACATTTGGATTGGCTGGATTTGTAGGAATTTTATCTCTTCTATTGTTTTTCTTTGGTCATATGATTGCCGGATTTGCAGGAATTGAAACGATTGTTCTGTTTATTATTGGGCTTGTTCTCCTCTTTTTAGAAGTTTTTCTACCTGGAGGCATCATTGGAATTATTGGTTTAGGCGCAATATTTACAAGTTTTTTTATGGCTACAACAAGCTACATGCTTATGGCTATTTCAATTGCGATTGCTGCTATTGTAGCGATTGGGGGGGCATTTATATTAATGAAGTTCTTCAAACGTAGATTAAATGGGTTCCGAAAGCTTGTATTAAGTGATTCCACAAGCACTGAAAAAGGCTATATTTCAAGCCGGGATCGCAAAGATTTAATAGGACAGCAAGGGATTACAACAACGCCTCTCAGGCCGTCTGGAACCGTTCTTTTAAACGAAGAATATCTAGACGTCGTAACAGAGGGAGGCTACGTTGGTTCAGATATAAAAGTAAAGATTATAAAGGTAGAAGGCTCACGTATTGTTGTAAGACCCATCAAAGAAGAAATAGAGGAGGAATAA
- the floA gene encoding flotillin-like protein FloA (flotillin-like protein involved in membrane lipid rafts), with product MDITVLILIGLGIILLGIFFTFVPVMLWISALAAGVRVSIFTLVGMRLRRVIPSRVVNPLIKAKKAGLEVTINQLESHYLAGGNVDRVINALIAAHRANIDLSFERCAAIDLAGRDVLEAVQMSVNPKVIETPFIAGVAMDGIEVKAKARITVRANIDRLVGGAGEDTVIARVGEGIVSTIGSQIDHKKVLENPDMISQTVLSKGLDSGTAFEILSIDIADIDIGKNIGAVLQTDQAEADKNIAQAKAEERRAMAVAQEQEMRARVEEMRAKVVEAEAEVPLAMAEALRSGNIGVMDYMNIKNIDADTDMRDSFGKLTKDDDEDQ from the coding sequence ATGGACATTACCGTACTTATTTTAATTGGATTAGGGATTATTCTATTAGGGATTTTCTTCACCTTTGTTCCAGTAATGCTGTGGATCTCAGCATTAGCCGCAGGTGTGAGAGTGAGTATTTTTACTCTTGTAGGAATGAGGCTTCGCCGCGTTATTCCGTCACGCGTTGTGAATCCGTTAATTAAAGCAAAAAAAGCTGGGCTAGAAGTAACGATTAATCAGCTTGAAAGTCACTACTTAGCAGGTGGTAACGTTGACCGCGTCATTAACGCGCTAATTGCTGCACACCGTGCTAACATTGATTTAAGCTTTGAACGCTGTGCAGCTATTGATTTAGCTGGACGTGATGTTCTTGAAGCCGTACAGATGAGCGTTAATCCAAAAGTTATTGAAACACCGTTTATTGCGGGGGTAGCGATGGATGGAATCGAAGTAAAAGCAAAAGCAAGAATAACGGTTCGTGCAAATATCGATCGCCTTGTTGGGGGAGCTGGAGAAGATACAGTGATTGCCCGTGTTGGTGAGGGAATTGTTAGTACAATTGGTTCACAAATAGATCATAAAAAGGTGCTTGAAAACCCGGATATGATTTCTCAAACTGTTTTAAGTAAAGGTCTTGATTCAGGAACAGCATTTGAAATTCTATCGATTGATATTGCAGACATCGATATTGGCAAAAATATTGGGGCTGTTCTGCAAACAGATCAGGCTGAAGCAGATAAAAACATTGCGCAAGCCAAAGCAGAAGAGCGTCGTGCAATGGCCGTTGCTCAAGAGCAAGAAATGCGTGCGCGTGTAGAAGAAATGCGTGCTAAAGTTGTTGAAGCGGAAGCGGAAGTTCCACTTGCAATGGCAGAAGCGCTTCGTTCAGGTAATATTGGTGTAATGGATTACATGAACATTAAGAATATTGACGCAGACACAGATATGCGTGATTCATTTGGCAAACTAACAAAAGACGATGACGAAGATCAATAA
- the yqfC gene encoding sporulation protein YqfC yields the protein MPKKWRQHLERWMTRQMELPQDVTMDLARITMVGHIHIYIENHKGLLAFSDKEIRILLKHNQLIIRGEDLVIKAILPEEIIVEGKIDQVLYIDQ from the coding sequence ATGCCTAAAAAATGGAGACAGCACTTGGAGAGATGGATGACTCGACAAATGGAACTACCCCAAGATGTAACGATGGATTTGGCTCGTATTACGATGGTGGGCCATATCCACATTTACATAGAGAATCATAAAGGACTCTTAGCGTTTTCAGATAAAGAAATTCGGATCCTCTTAAAGCATAATCAACTTATTATAAGAGGTGAAGATCTTGTTATAAAAGCGATTTTACCGGAAGAGATCATTGTAGAAGGGAAGATCGATCAAGTTCTTTATATTGATCAATAG
- the yqfD gene encoding sporulation protein YqfD encodes MKNQWLHFWVGKIHLKLTGEGIERFLNDCTRQDISVLNVQFKNEGEVRATFLLKDLSKIRTIIRKHPCKIHFTKSEGAPFWQKRLLKNVGFVCGTLLCLFVILFLSNMVWSIEIKGANPKTEHEIMKKLDELGVKVGKSQFAIDDPETLQKKITDGIEDITWIGVELRGTSYHFQVVEKKAPKESKGSSPQNLIAKKKAIINYMFVEKGQPIVEVNEHVEKGQTLVSGVIGNEKESKAISAKGEILGEVWYKSTVEVPIKTEFEVLTGESKTKHSVSLFGGKLPFWGFFDDDYKTKKKEKIVKPVYFFNWKTPLKYEKQVIRENEKVTRQYTKKEAVKRGLQIAREDLLSKVDGEAKIVDENVLHQTTDSGKVKLVVYYQVIENIVGTQPIIQGD; translated from the coding sequence ATGAAAAATCAATGGCTGCATTTTTGGGTAGGAAAAATTCATTTAAAACTAACTGGTGAAGGTATTGAGCGATTTTTGAATGACTGTACAAGACAAGATATTTCTGTTCTTAACGTACAGTTTAAAAATGAAGGAGAAGTAAGAGCCACTTTTTTATTGAAAGATTTATCAAAAATTCGTACAATCATCCGCAAGCACCCTTGCAAAATTCACTTTACTAAAAGTGAGGGTGCTCCTTTTTGGCAAAAACGCTTGTTAAAAAACGTTGGGTTTGTATGTGGTACGCTCCTTTGCTTATTTGTCATCCTTTTTTTATCAAACATGGTGTGGAGTATAGAGATAAAAGGGGCTAACCCTAAAACAGAGCATGAGATTATGAAGAAATTGGACGAACTTGGCGTGAAAGTAGGAAAAAGTCAGTTTGCAATTGACGATCCTGAAACCCTTCAAAAAAAAATCACGGACGGCATCGAGGATATTACGTGGATTGGAGTTGAGCTACGGGGAACTTCTTATCATTTTCAAGTTGTAGAAAAAAAGGCTCCAAAAGAATCAAAAGGATCTTCACCTCAAAACCTTATTGCGAAAAAGAAAGCAATTATTAACTATATGTTCGTTGAAAAAGGACAACCGATCGTAGAAGTGAATGAACATGTAGAAAAAGGACAAACTCTTGTTTCAGGCGTGATCGGAAATGAAAAAGAAAGCAAAGCTATCTCTGCCAAAGGGGAAATACTTGGGGAAGTATGGTATAAATCAACGGTAGAAGTGCCAATCAAAACAGAGTTTGAAGTATTGACAGGAGAAAGCAAAACAAAACATTCAGTGAGCTTGTTTGGAGGGAAACTGCCGTTTTGGGGCTTTTTCGATGATGATTATAAAACGAAAAAAAAGGAGAAGATTGTAAAGCCCGTCTACTTTTTTAATTGGAAAACACCTTTAAAGTATGAAAAACAGGTAATTCGGGAAAACGAAAAAGTAACACGTCAATATACAAAGAAAGAAGCTGTGAAACGAGGCCTCCAAATTGCTCGTGAAGATTTACTGAGCAAGGTTGATGGAGAGGCTAAGATCGTGGATGAAAATGTTTTGCACCAAACGACGGACAGTGGTAAAGTAAAATTAGTGGTTTATTACCAAGTAATAGAAAACATTGTTGGCACACAACCAATTATTCAAGGAGACTAA
- a CDS encoding PhoH family protein encodes MAEQLVTMNLQVDNPNEAVALFGTQDANLRRIEQEMNVSIVTRGETVSVSGDAEAVQVVEEVLKKLLAVIRKNITISERDVVYAIEMGKKGSLEFFVDLYEEEIARNVKGKPIRVKTLGQRHYISAMKQNDLVFGIGPAGTGKTYLAVVMAVNALKNGHVKRIILTRPAVEAGESLGFLPGDLKEKVDPYLRPLYDALHDVLGTEHTGRLIERGVIEIAPLAYMRGRTLDDAFVILDEAQNTTQAQMKMFLTRLGFGSKMVITGDISQVDLPKGVKSSGLEAAKTFLASIKGISFIYLEQSDVVRHPLVGKIIEAYDKHS; translated from the coding sequence ATGGCAGAACAGCTAGTTACGATGAATTTACAGGTTGATAATCCAAATGAAGCTGTTGCTTTGTTTGGTACTCAAGATGCAAACTTACGACGTATTGAACAAGAAATGAATGTGTCTATTGTGACGCGCGGTGAAACGGTGAGCGTTTCAGGCGATGCGGAAGCAGTACAAGTAGTAGAAGAAGTACTAAAAAAACTGTTAGCCGTAATTAGAAAGAATATAACAATCTCAGAAAGAGATGTTGTATATGCCATTGAAATGGGTAAAAAAGGATCGCTTGAATTTTTTGTCGATCTTTATGAAGAAGAGATTGCTCGTAATGTAAAGGGAAAACCAATAAGAGTTAAAACGCTTGGACAAAGACACTACATTTCAGCAATGAAGCAAAATGATCTTGTATTTGGCATTGGACCAGCCGGAACGGGGAAAACATATTTAGCCGTTGTAATGGCTGTTAATGCTTTGAAAAATGGACATGTAAAACGCATTATTTTAACGAGACCCGCTGTTGAAGCTGGAGAAAGTTTAGGATTCCTGCCTGGTGATCTTAAGGAAAAAGTTGATCCTTATTTACGACCATTGTATGACGCTCTTCACGATGTATTAGGAACAGAGCATACAGGTCGACTAATTGAGCGTGGGGTTATTGAAATTGCTCCTCTTGCTTACATGCGCGGCAGAACGCTTGACGATGCGTTTGTTATTTTAGATGAAGCTCAAAATACAACACAAGCACAGATGAAGATGTTTCTAACTCGCTTAGGATTTGGTTCTAAAATGGTTATTACAGGAGATATCTCTCAAGTTGACTTGCCAAAAGGAGTAAAGTCATCAGGTCTTGAAGCAGCTAAAACATTTTTAGCTTCCATCAAAGGCATCTCTTTTATATACTTAGAACAGTCTGATGTTGTCCGTCATCCGCTTGTTGGGAAAATTATTGAAGCCTATGACAAGCACAGCTAA